One genomic segment of Hordeum vulgare subsp. vulgare chromosome 2H, MorexV3_pseudomolecules_assembly, whole genome shotgun sequence includes these proteins:
- the LOC123430624 gene encoding beta-carotene 3-hydroxylase, chloroplastic-like, producing the protein MAAGLSGSTMASFAVKNPLLAAARYRTLPSRAGRPLPFSPFTRTARRRGQETVTCFVPQEPATVPVPSLEEEAASAAARRVAERKARKQSERRTYLVAAVMSSLGVTSMAIASVYYRFAWQMEGGEVPMTEMLGTFALSVGAAVGMEFWAQWAHKALWHASLWHMHESHHRPRDGPFELNDVFAIINAVPAIALLAYGFFHRGLVPGLCFGAGLGITLFGMAYMFVHDGLVHRRFPVGPIADVPYFRRVAAAHKIHHMDKFEGVPYGLFLGPKELEDVGGLDELEQELARINRTRSI; encoded by the exons ATGGCCGCTGGTCTCTCGGGCTCCACCATGGCCAGCTTCGCAGTCAAGAAccctctcctcgccgccgcgcggtACCGGACGCTGCCTTCCCGTGCCGGCCGGCCTCTCCCGTTCTCCCCGTTCACGCGGACGGCGCGCAGGAGGGGGCAAGAGACCGTCACGTGCTTCGTTCCGCAGGAGCCGGCGACGGTGCCGGTGCCTTCGCTGGAGGAAGAGGCGGCGTCCGCGGCGGCGCGGCGCGTGGCGGAGAGGAAGGCGCGGAAGCAGTCCGAGAGGCGGACGTACCTGGTGGCCGCCGTCATGTCCAGCCTAGGGGTCACCTCCATGGCCATCGCCTCCGTGTACTACCGCTTCGCCTGGCAAATGGAG GGCGGCGAGGTGCCGATGACCGAGATGCTGGGCACGTTCGCGCTCTCCGTCGGCGCGGCG GTCGGGATGGAGTTCTGGGCGCAGTGGGCGCACAAGGCGCTGTGGCACGCGTCCCTGTGGCACATGCACGAGTCGCACCACCGGCCGCGCGACGGGCCCTTCGAGCTCAACGACGTCTTCGCCATCATCAACGCCGTGCCGGCCATCGCCCTCCTCGCCTACGGCTTCTTCCACCGCGGCCTCGTCCCCGGCCTCTGCTTCGGCGCG GGCCTTGGGATTACGCTTTTCGGGATGGCATACATGTTCGTCCACGACGGCCTGGTCCACCGCCGCTTCCCCGTCGGCCCCATCGCCGACGTGCCCTACTTCCGGCGAGTGGCTGCCGCTCACAAG ATACACCACATGGACAAGTTCGAGGGCGTACCGTATGGGCTCTTCCTGGGACCCAAG GAGCTGGAGGACGTTGGTGGCCTCGACGAGCTGGAGCAGGAGCTCGCCAGAATCAACCGGACTCGGAGCATCTGA